One region of Bacillus pumilus genomic DNA includes:
- a CDS encoding GlsB/YeaQ/YmgE family stress response membrane protein, producing the protein MLGFLISLVVAIVIGLIGSALAGGSVPGGWIGSMIAGLAGAWIGHGLLGTWGPSLAGFAIIPAILGAAIFVIILSLIFRSVGSRVS; encoded by the coding sequence ATGTTAGGATTTCTGATTTCATTAGTTGTGGCGATTGTCATCGGCCTTATTGGCAGTGCACTCGCTGGAGGTAGTGTACCAGGAGGATGGATCGGTTCAATGATTGCAGGACTTGCAGGTGCTTGGATTGGTCATGGATTACTTGGAACGTGGGGTCCTAGTTTGGCAGGCTTTGCGATCATTCCAGCAATCTTAGGTGCAGCGATCTTTGTCATCATCTTAAGCCTGATCTTCCGTAGTGTGGGATCAAGGGTATCTTAA
- a CDS encoding pyruvate oxidase, which yields MPQRTAGKEVTALLEEWGVKHIYGMPGDSINELIEELRHESSQIKFIQTRHEEVAALSAAADAKLTGKLGVCLSIAGPGAVHLLNGLYDAKADGAPVLAIAGQVASAEVGRDAFQEIKLERMFDDVAVFNQQVQTAEALPDLLNQAIKAAYTHKGVAVLTVSDDLFSQKIKRKPVYTSPLYVEGEVRAKKDQLLKAAQLINNAKKPVILAGKGLRHAKEELLSFAEKAAAPIVITLPAKGIVPDRHPYFLGNLGQIGTKPAYEAMEECDLLIMLGTSFPYRDYLPEDTPAIQLDIKPDQIGKRYPVDVGIVSDSKSGLHELTSYIEYKEQRGFLEACTEHMMKWREEMDKEKSVATSPIKPQQVIARLEEAVEDNAILSVDVGNVTVWMARHFEMKQQDFIISSWLATMGCGLPGAISAKLNEPNRQAIAVCGDGGFTMVMQDFVTAVKYKLPIVVVILNNNNLGMIEYEQQVKGNINYGIELEDIDFVKFAEACGGKGFSVSSHEELAPAFDTALQSDKPVIIDVAVANEPPLPGKITYTQAAGFSKYLLKKFFEKGELDIPPLKKSLKRFF from the coding sequence ATGCCGCAAAGAACCGCAGGAAAAGAAGTAACAGCGCTACTGGAAGAGTGGGGCGTGAAACATATTTATGGAATGCCCGGCGATAGTATAAACGAATTGATTGAAGAACTTAGGCATGAATCAAGCCAAATAAAATTTATCCAAACGAGACATGAAGAAGTGGCAGCACTATCAGCGGCGGCTGATGCCAAACTAACAGGTAAACTTGGTGTCTGCTTATCAATCGCTGGGCCGGGTGCTGTCCACTTATTAAATGGACTGTATGATGCAAAAGCAGATGGTGCACCAGTTTTAGCAATTGCAGGGCAGGTTGCTTCGGCCGAAGTAGGCAGAGATGCATTCCAAGAAATCAAATTGGAGCGAATGTTTGACGATGTCGCTGTCTTTAATCAGCAGGTACAGACAGCAGAGGCGCTGCCTGACTTATTGAATCAAGCCATCAAAGCAGCTTATACCCATAAAGGTGTGGCAGTTCTCACCGTATCGGATGACTTATTTTCTCAAAAAATAAAGCGTAAACCCGTCTATACATCTCCTCTTTATGTTGAGGGAGAAGTACGGGCAAAGAAAGATCAATTGCTAAAGGCAGCTCAGCTGATTAACAATGCGAAGAAACCAGTCATCTTAGCAGGTAAAGGATTAAGACATGCAAAAGAAGAGCTTCTTTCATTTGCAGAAAAGGCAGCTGCTCCTATCGTCATCACGCTCCCTGCAAAAGGTATTGTGCCAGACAGGCATCCATACTTTTTAGGTAACTTAGGTCAAATTGGAACGAAGCCGGCATATGAAGCGATGGAAGAATGTGATCTCTTAATTATGCTTGGCACCTCCTTTCCATATAGAGACTACTTACCAGAGGACACGCCAGCCATTCAACTAGATATTAAACCAGATCAAATCGGCAAAAGGTATCCGGTAGATGTGGGAATTGTGAGCGACAGCAAGAGTGGTTTGCATGAACTAACTTCCTACATTGAATATAAAGAACAGCGTGGCTTTCTTGAAGCTTGTACAGAACATATGATGAAGTGGCGAGAAGAAATGGATAAAGAAAAATCTGTTGCTACTTCACCAATTAAACCACAGCAAGTCATTGCTAGACTAGAAGAAGCAGTCGAGGACAATGCCATTCTTTCAGTTGATGTTGGTAATGTCACGGTATGGATGGCACGTCATTTTGAAATGAAACAGCAGGATTTCATTATCTCCAGCTGGCTTGCCACAATGGGCTGCGGTTTACCTGGTGCGATTTCAGCTAAATTGAATGAACCGAACAGACAAGCCATTGCCGTCTGTGGTGATGGAGGCTTCACAATGGTCATGCAAGACTTTGTGACAGCTGTAAAGTATAAGCTGCCGATCGTTGTCGTAATCTTAAACAACAACAATTTAGGGATGATTGAATATGAACAACAGGTAAAAGGAAACATAAATTATGGTATAGAGCTGGAGGATATTGATTTTGTTAAGTTTGCAGAGGCGTGTGGCGGCAAAGGATTCTCTGTGTCATCACATGAAGAATTAGCTCCAGCCTTTGATACAGCCCTTCAATCCGATAAACCAGTCATTATTGATGTCGCTGTCGCCAATGAACCTCCGTTACCTGGGAAAATCACTTACACCCAAGCAGCAGGCTTCAGTAAATATTTATTGAAAAAATTCTTTGAAAAAGGTGAGCTGGATATCCCTCCACTCAAGAAAAGCCTCAAACGCTTTTTCTAA
- a CDS encoding DctP family TRAP transporter solute-binding subunit, with translation MKNLLAYTLLLLIGFVTALYFGFYHMMPKAATTFDDEQTGLKDQLVFKFSHVVADNTPKGLAAKKFAELVHEKSDGKITIQIFSNGSLYSDIEEINALKENQVQFIAPSTSKLGMLSSEWLALDLPFAFSNYDAVQEGLHGAIGQRLFGTLQKDGLKGMAYWTNDFKQITSNKGPIKQPSDLKNQSLRIMQSDMIEKQFKLLGAKPYQESFNSTFQLLETKKVDGEENTISNIYSKKFYHIQDYMTISNHGYLGYVVLTDQSFFDRQTPETKRILLEAMEETTAWNEKHAEQMNKDQLEDIKRESQIAIHELTPAERQKWMKALDPLYEEAEKTIGSTLIKQIRELRARYEHSPIHAFQEEDQTK, from the coding sequence ATGAAGAATTTACTCGCCTATACACTATTGCTCTTGATCGGTTTTGTAACCGCTTTATACTTTGGTTTCTATCATATGATGCCAAAAGCAGCGACGACCTTTGACGATGAACAGACAGGGCTGAAGGATCAGCTTGTGTTCAAATTTAGCCATGTCGTGGCAGATAATACACCAAAAGGACTTGCCGCAAAGAAATTTGCTGAGCTTGTGCACGAAAAATCCGATGGGAAGATCACCATTCAAATTTTCTCCAACGGAAGTCTTTATTCTGATATAGAAGAAATTAATGCACTCAAAGAGAATCAAGTTCAATTTATCGCACCATCTACCTCGAAGCTCGGCATGCTATCCTCTGAGTGGCTGGCACTTGACCTTCCTTTTGCTTTTTCTAATTATGATGCGGTTCAGGAAGGCTTGCACGGTGCAATTGGACAAAGATTGTTTGGCACCCTGCAAAAAGACGGGCTAAAGGGAATGGCGTATTGGACAAATGACTTTAAGCAAATCACCTCTAATAAAGGTCCAATCAAACAGCCTAGTGATTTAAAAAACCAATCTCTCCGCATTATGCAAAGCGACATGATTGAAAAACAATTCAAACTTCTTGGCGCAAAGCCCTATCAGGAATCGTTTAATTCGACGTTTCAGCTATTAGAAACAAAAAAAGTAGATGGTGAAGAAAATACCATTTCAAATATTTATTCAAAAAAATTCTATCATATACAAGACTATATGACGATCAGTAATCACGGGTATTTAGGCTATGTGGTCTTAACAGATCAATCCTTCTTTGATCGCCAGACACCTGAAACGAAACGAATTTTACTTGAAGCGATGGAAGAAACAACAGCTTGGAATGAAAAACATGCAGAACAGATGAACAAAGATCAGCTGGAGGACATTAAACGGGAATCGCAGATTGCCATTCATGAATTGACGCCAGCAGAAAGACAAAAATGGATGAAAGCCCTCGATCCTTTGTATGAGGAAGCCGAAAAAACTATTGGTTCTACCCTAATCAAACAGATTCGTGAGCTGCGTGCGCGTTATGAACATTCTCCGATCCATGCTTTTCAAGAAGAGGATCAGACCAAATAA
- a CDS encoding ribonuclease YeeF family protein: MDARAKHYQELREQMVDLKKALQGVANLGDDFTGKGADNIKSFYKELAGNVDMFISFIDKQKAFHEGVSGTLDDTNFGGDTFVEEHFLDNAVHMGIKNAKSIVKDQKKALKTIFQDIDDLISLEVFDSQTFDEKIADAEDERKKTVKDLRELDQNVKDEYALSETEQQATMALYVEMINATNDGKAISPMNFDKKAYQNSEIYKAKSDIEKQTSEYLKIKKEQEEAREIAKEQEALANRPWYEKALDYGGNIVNELTGVNDAKRAATGVDPITGEELTAGQRVAAGGMAAAGYIPIVGWAGRIFKGGKAVYKTTQATSAAVRAVDIYKTSQKSFDALKTSQKGLYGLTATNGFSEAITGRDMFGNKVSKEQQEASMNAALGMLLPFGAKGFNGKMGIKGGTVKNVDNGTVWKDIKVTQPLYEGTKIPKSFELATVDGKFWVHPNGTKHMVEYITRDATTHGMPINSQTLLSSFQSSVNNAAKQGIKYEEIMKVGNWELIFSKPRGDGLLPVIKHAVYMP, from the coding sequence ATGGATGCAAGGGCAAAACACTACCAGGAACTCCGTGAACAAATGGTAGATTTAAAAAAGGCACTTCAAGGCGTGGCTAACCTCGGTGATGATTTCACTGGAAAAGGTGCCGATAACATTAAAAGCTTTTATAAAGAACTGGCTGGAAATGTAGATATGTTTATCAGCTTCATTGATAAGCAAAAAGCCTTTCATGAAGGTGTTTCTGGGACACTAGATGATACAAACTTTGGCGGCGACACCTTTGTAGAAGAACACTTTTTAGACAACGCTGTACATATGGGCATCAAAAATGCCAAAAGCATTGTAAAGGATCAAAAAAAGGCCCTTAAAACGATTTTTCAAGACATCGACGACCTCATTTCTCTAGAGGTATTTGATAGTCAAACCTTTGATGAAAAAATTGCAGATGCGGAAGACGAGCGAAAAAAGACAGTGAAAGACCTAAGAGAGCTTGATCAAAATGTAAAAGATGAATATGCTTTGTCAGAAACGGAGCAGCAAGCTACAATGGCATTGTACGTAGAAATGATCAATGCTACAAATGACGGAAAAGCCATTTCGCCTATGAATTTTGACAAGAAAGCGTATCAAAATAGTGAAATCTACAAGGCAAAAAGCGATATTGAGAAGCAAACTTCTGAATATCTGAAAATCAAAAAAGAACAAGAAGAGGCCCGCGAGATCGCAAAGGAACAAGAAGCGCTCGCCAACCGTCCTTGGTATGAAAAAGCACTCGATTATGGCGGGAATATTGTCAATGAATTGACAGGCGTGAACGATGCAAAACGTGCCGCAACAGGTGTCGATCCGATCACAGGCGAAGAACTTACTGCAGGACAGCGCGTCGCCGCAGGCGGCATGGCAGCTGCAGGATATATCCCAATCGTCGGCTGGGCAGGACGCATTTTCAAAGGTGGTAAAGCCGTCTATAAAACAACTCAAGCCACATCAGCCGCAGTCAGAGCAGTCGACATTTACAAGACATCGCAAAAGTCTTTTGACGCCTTAAAAACATCTCAAAAAGGCTTATATGGTCTTACCGCCACCAACGGCTTCAGCGAAGCGATTACAGGGCGTGATATGTTTGGGAATAAGGTCTCGAAAGAACAGCAGGAAGCGAGTATGAATGCGGCGCTGGGAATGCTTTTGCCGTTTGGGGCGAAGGGGTTCAATGGGAAGATGGGGATTAAAGGTGGTACTGTTAAAAATGTGGATAATGGTACAGTGTGGAAGGATATAAAAGTTACTCAACCACTTTATGAAGGTACAAAAATCCCAAAATCTTTTGAATTAGCAACAGTTGATGGAAAGTTCTGGGTGCACCCTAATGGGACAAAACATATGGTTGAGTATATAACTAGAGATGCAACGACACATGGTATGCCGATAAATAGTCAAACTTTATTGTCGAGTTTCCAAAGCTCTGTTAACAATGCTGCCAAGCAAGGAATTAAATATGAAGAAATTATGAAGGTAGGTAATTGGGAATTAATATTTAGTAAACCTCGCGGAGACGGATTGCTACCAGTAATAAAGCATGCTGTGTATATGCCTTAA
- a CDS encoding sensor histidine kinase, translating into MMRNRLKLQQLSIRWKLTILTYFVVIFALLIGGIVLVGGIQQTEERELRKRLMNTARTVAEMNEVKQALADQTKKRDRLQHAIEEIRIIQDADYIVVMDMEHVRLTHPVKARIGQRSEGTDEEPAFAEHIYFSEAEGELGTAIRAFYPVKDDQFNQTGVVLVGRTLPSMIDILGEMKRDILMILLLTLSFGLVGSFLLARHIKQQMFKLEPHEIVRMLEERTATFHSINEGVIAIDNQHMITIFNEKAKQIFGVTGDVVGRNIWDVLSDTRLPEIIDRAEPVYNEEIHMSGKRIMSSRIPIVMKKKIIGAVAIFQDRTEAAKLAEELTGVKNFVDGLRVQNHEHMNKLHTIAGLIQLGKADQALDLAFQTTEEQEHVLDFLHRVIQHDAVAGLLMSKIRRGKELGIKVEVDEHSCLCDFPERLDQHDMTKLLGNLIENAFASYDTVERDTKCISISIDQTEDVLAILIEDNGSGIEEEMIPYIFDKGFTHGKEGGTGYGLYIVKTIIDKGVGNVEVTSSIGIGTTFSIEFPMIIEERDR; encoded by the coding sequence ATGATGAGAAATCGATTGAAATTACAACAATTATCTATTAGATGGAAGCTCACCATCCTCACATATTTCGTTGTCATTTTCGCCCTTTTAATCGGAGGAATTGTCCTTGTTGGGGGAATCCAGCAAACAGAGGAACGAGAGCTTCGAAAAAGGCTCATGAACACAGCGAGAACAGTTGCGGAGATGAATGAGGTAAAGCAGGCGTTAGCTGATCAAACAAAGAAACGTGACCGATTACAGCATGCCATCGAAGAGATTCGGATTATTCAAGACGCTGACTACATTGTCGTCATGGATATGGAGCATGTGAGATTAACGCATCCAGTGAAAGCAAGGATTGGCCAGCGTTCGGAGGGGACAGATGAAGAGCCTGCTTTTGCCGAGCATATTTATTTCTCAGAAGCAGAGGGAGAGCTTGGGACCGCCATCAGAGCCTTTTATCCAGTGAAGGATGATCAATTTAATCAAACAGGGGTCGTCCTTGTAGGGAGAACGCTGCCAAGTATGATCGATATATTAGGAGAAATGAAGAGGGATATCCTCATGATCCTTTTGCTGACGCTCAGCTTTGGGCTTGTAGGTTCATTTTTACTCGCTCGTCATATTAAACAGCAAATGTTTAAGCTGGAGCCGCATGAGATTGTCAGAATGCTAGAGGAGCGCACCGCAACCTTTCACTCTATTAATGAAGGGGTCATCGCCATTGATAATCAGCACATGATCACCATTTTTAATGAAAAGGCGAAGCAAATCTTTGGCGTGACAGGGGATGTCGTAGGCCGGAATATTTGGGATGTGCTGTCTGACACAAGACTTCCAGAGATCATTGATCGTGCTGAGCCTGTCTATAATGAAGAAATTCATATGAGCGGAAAGCGGATTATGAGCAGCCGGATTCCGATTGTCATGAAAAAGAAAATTATTGGAGCGGTCGCCATTTTTCAGGACCGGACAGAAGCGGCAAAATTAGCAGAGGAGTTAACTGGAGTCAAAAACTTTGTTGATGGTCTACGGGTGCAAAATCATGAGCATATGAATAAGCTTCATACGATTGCCGGGCTGATTCAGCTTGGTAAAGCCGATCAGGCACTCGATCTAGCCTTTCAAACGACGGAAGAACAGGAACATGTGCTGGACTTTCTTCACCGTGTCATACAGCATGATGCCGTTGCGGGATTATTGATGAGCAAAATCAGAAGGGGCAAGGAGCTAGGCATAAAGGTCGAAGTAGACGAACATAGCTGTCTGTGTGATTTCCCTGAGCGTCTAGATCAACATGATATGACGAAGCTGCTTGGCAACCTGATCGAGAACGCCTTTGCTTCGTATGATACTGTAGAAAGAGACACAAAATGCATTTCGATTAGTATTGATCAAACCGAGGATGTCCTCGCGATTTTAATTGAAGACAATGGCTCCGGGATTGAAGAGGAAATGATTCCTTATATTTTCGATAAAGGCTTCACACACGGCAAAGAAGGCGGAACAGGCTATGGCCTGTATATTGTAAAAACGATTATCGACAAAGGGGTGGGAAATGTAGAAGTCACATCAAGCATCGGCATTGGTACCACCTTCTCAATCGAATTCCCAATGATCATAGAGGAGAGAGACAGATGA
- a CDS encoding GNAT family N-acetyltransferase — MFVYQDQEISMRLLEPRDARSLYLLIQRSREHLREWMLWVDSTQTEEDSMAFIQGAMQQAMQNNGFQAGIWSHGELVGIIGTHQIHWINRTVSVGYWLGEGHQGKGIMTKACQAVIRYLFEECGLHRIEIRAAVDNQKSRRIPERLSFSLEGILRQCEWLGNRFTDHCVYALLQPEYIKQKTHSMNQPT; from the coding sequence ATGTTTGTTTATCAGGATCAAGAGATATCCATGCGGCTGCTTGAGCCAAGAGACGCAAGAAGTCTGTATTTGCTCATCCAGCGGTCGAGAGAGCATTTACGTGAATGGATGCTTTGGGTGGATTCAACACAGACAGAGGAAGACAGTATGGCGTTTATCCAAGGTGCGATGCAGCAAGCGATGCAGAACAACGGTTTTCAAGCGGGCATTTGGTCACATGGAGAACTTGTCGGCATCATTGGCACCCATCAAATTCATTGGATCAATAGAACCGTTTCAGTCGGCTATTGGCTCGGAGAAGGCCATCAAGGAAAAGGCATCATGACAAAAGCATGCCAAGCAGTCATTCGCTATTTATTTGAAGAGTGCGGGCTGCATCGTATTGAGATTAGGGCTGCTGTCGATAACCAGAAAAGCAGACGCATCCCAGAGCGATTATCCTTTTCGCTTGAGGGAATTTTAAGACAATGTGAATGGCTGGGCAATCGCTTTACCGATCATTGTGTGTACGCCCTTTTACAGCCTGAATATATAAAACAAAAAACGCATTCGATGAATCAGCCCACTTAA
- a CDS encoding Nramp family divalent metal transporter has protein sequence MTNKYIEAQAHMSEAAERALEGKVKGFRRLLPFLGPAFIAAIAYIDPGNFATNIAAGSKYGYLLLWVILISNLMALLIQSLSAKLGIATGKNLPEIAREEFPKPVSIGLWIQGELVIIATDLAEFIGAALGLYLLFRIPLLEASIIAAIGSFAILELQRRGYRALEAGITGMLFVVVIAFAVQTFVAKPDIASVAGGLFIPKFDGADSVLLAAGILGATVMPHAIYLHSALTQRRVVGRTEKEKKQIFRFEFLDILIAMIVAGAINASMLIVAAALFYKNGLFVEDLDVAFQHFGTLAGPVSAILFGVGLLVAGLSSSSVGTLSGDIIMQGFIQYRIPLYVRRLITIIPPIAIIASGVNPTSALVMSQVVLSFGIAFALIPLILFTSKKRIMGELTNARWVTGISWVIAALVVALNLFLIVDTFM, from the coding sequence ATGACAAACAAATACATCGAGGCACAGGCACACATGTCAGAGGCAGCTGAGCGTGCACTTGAAGGAAAAGTCAAGGGATTTAGAAGACTCCTTCCTTTTCTCGGTCCTGCTTTTATCGCAGCCATTGCTTATATTGATCCAGGAAATTTCGCCACCAACATTGCGGCTGGCTCCAAATATGGATATCTCCTTTTATGGGTCATTCTCATATCAAATCTCATGGCTTTGCTCATCCAGTCTTTATCCGCAAAGCTTGGAATTGCGACAGGCAAAAACTTACCTGAAATCGCACGTGAAGAGTTTCCAAAGCCCGTTTCGATCGGTTTATGGATTCAGGGAGAGCTCGTCATTATTGCCACGGATTTAGCTGAGTTTATCGGGGCGGCACTTGGTTTATACTTGCTCTTTCGAATCCCGCTGCTTGAAGCATCCATTATCGCGGCTATCGGTTCATTTGCGATATTGGAGCTGCAAAGACGAGGATATCGAGCATTAGAAGCAGGTATCACAGGCATGTTGTTCGTTGTCGTGATCGCTTTCGCTGTACAAACCTTTGTCGCCAAACCAGATATCGCAAGTGTCGCTGGTGGACTGTTCATTCCAAAATTTGATGGCGCAGACAGCGTGCTGCTTGCAGCTGGAATTTTAGGTGCCACTGTGATGCCTCACGCAATCTACTTACATTCAGCTTTAACCCAAAGAAGAGTCGTCGGCAGAACGGAAAAGGAGAAAAAGCAGATTTTTCGCTTTGAGTTTTTAGATATCCTCATTGCGATGATCGTCGCCGGGGCCATCAATGCCAGCATGTTGATTGTGGCAGCCGCTTTATTTTATAAAAATGGTCTCTTTGTTGAAGATTTGGATGTTGCGTTTCAGCATTTTGGTACACTCGCAGGGCCTGTATCAGCCATCTTATTTGGTGTAGGTCTGCTTGTAGCCGGACTATCCAGCTCTTCTGTCGGTACATTGTCAGGCGATATCATTATGCAGGGCTTTATTCAATACCGGATCCCGCTGTATGTTCGCCGGCTGATTACCATCATTCCTCCGATTGCGATTATTGCATCTGGAGTGAATCCGACCTCTGCGCTTGTGATGAGTCAGGTCGTCTTATCGTTTGGGATTGCTTTTGCTTTAATTCCGCTCATTTTATTTACAAGTAAAAAACGAATTATGGGTGAATTAACGAATGCCCGCTGGGTGACAGGAATATCTTGGGTGATAGCAGCTCTTGTTGTAGCACTTAATCTCTTCTTAATTGTAGATACGTTTATGTAA
- a CDS encoding APC family permease, which translates to MYSLMKRILIGKPLKSQAAGEQKLSKIKALALLSSDALSSVAYGTEQILIVLSVVSAAAFWYSLPIAGCVLILLMALILSYRQIIYAYPEGGGAYVVSSRNLGEKPGLIAGGSLLVDYILTVAVSISAGTDAVTSAFPTLYPYHVLISIVLVIVIMVLNLRGLTESASILAYPVYLFVFSLLILIGVGGFKLLTGGVPPAPEHTAVGTHVQGITLFLLLKAFSSGCSALTGVEAISNTIPSFKKPAAQNAARTLLMMGGLLAVLFVGVTLLAFGFGISPKPEETVVSQIASDTFGRTFFYYVIQAVTALILILAANTGFSAFPLLAVNLAKDKYMPRMFTVRGDRLGYSNGIIFLGVASMLLIWLFDGKTEHLIPLYAVGVFIPFTLSQTGMCVKWIREKPQGWKTKMPINIVGALISFTVFMILILTKFHLVWPIFVFLPIVLFIFHSIKKHYLSVGEQLRLLNETEPVEIKGNVVIVPIAGVTRVVEQSVQYAKSLSEQVIAVHVSFDKEKDKKIEEDWEKLNSGVRLVMLHSSYRSLIHPLDKFLETVETKANAHQYKVMVLVPQFIPKKRWHTILHNQSAFLLRFRLLWKRDIVVATLPYHFKK; encoded by the coding sequence ATGTACAGTTTGATGAAGCGTATTTTAATTGGTAAACCATTAAAATCACAGGCAGCAGGAGAACAAAAACTATCAAAAATCAAAGCGTTGGCATTATTGTCATCAGACGCATTATCATCAGTTGCATATGGTACAGAACAAATCTTAATTGTTCTTTCTGTCGTTAGTGCAGCAGCATTTTGGTACTCACTCCCGATTGCAGGTTGTGTATTAATTCTTTTAATGGCGTTAATTCTGTCTTACCGCCAGATCATTTATGCTTATCCAGAAGGCGGCGGGGCATATGTCGTCTCTAGCAGAAACCTAGGTGAAAAACCGGGATTGATCGCTGGCGGATCATTGCTTGTAGACTATATTTTGACTGTAGCAGTGAGCATTTCAGCGGGGACCGATGCCGTCACATCGGCTTTTCCAACACTATATCCATATCATGTCTTGATCTCAATTGTATTGGTCATCGTGATTATGGTGCTCAACCTCCGTGGATTAACAGAATCGGCATCTATTCTGGCTTATCCTGTATACTTGTTTGTATTTTCACTCCTTATATTAATTGGAGTAGGCGGTTTCAAATTATTAACAGGCGGCGTACCGCCAGCACCTGAACATACAGCGGTAGGCACACACGTACAAGGCATTACATTATTTTTGTTATTAAAAGCTTTTTCATCTGGCTGTTCTGCTCTGACTGGAGTAGAAGCCATTTCAAATACGATTCCATCCTTTAAAAAACCAGCTGCACAAAACGCAGCGAGAACATTGTTGATGATGGGTGGATTGCTAGCTGTTTTATTTGTGGGAGTCACATTGCTTGCATTTGGTTTCGGCATCTCGCCAAAGCCAGAAGAAACGGTTGTATCACAAATTGCGTCAGACACTTTTGGACGTACGTTTTTCTATTACGTGATTCAGGCAGTCACAGCGCTAATTCTAATATTAGCGGCAAATACCGGCTTTTCAGCCTTTCCGTTATTGGCTGTCAATTTAGCAAAGGATAAATATATGCCGCGTATGTTTACTGTAAGAGGAGACCGGCTTGGTTACTCTAATGGCATTATCTTTCTAGGCGTAGCCTCTATGCTGCTCATCTGGTTGTTTGATGGAAAAACAGAACATCTTATACCGCTATATGCTGTCGGTGTGTTTATTCCATTTACCCTGTCGCAGACCGGCATGTGTGTGAAGTGGATTCGTGAAAAACCGCAGGGCTGGAAAACGAAAATGCCAATCAATATCGTCGGAGCACTGATTTCTTTTACAGTTTTTATGATTCTCATTTTGACCAAGTTCCATCTCGTATGGCCAATATTTGTTTTCCTGCCTATTGTTTTATTTATCTTTCATTCCATTAAAAAGCATTATTTGTCTGTTGGAGAACAACTGCGTTTATTGAATGAAACAGAGCCTGTTGAGATTAAAGGAAATGTGGTCATCGTACCTATAGCGGGTGTCACGCGTGTTGTCGAACAATCTGTTCAATATGCAAAGTCTTTGTCAGAGCAAGTCATAGCGGTTCATGTATCCTTTGATAAAGAAAAGGATAAGAAAATTGAAGAAGATTGGGAAAAACTCAATAGCGGTGTACGGCTTGTGATGCTGCATTCATCCTATCGAAGCCTCATTCACCCGCTAGATAAATTTCTTGAGACAGTTGAAACAAAAGCAAATGCCCATCAATATAAAGTGATGGTGCTTGTGCCACAATTTATACCGAAAAAAAGATGGCACACCATTTTGCATAATCAATCTGCCTTTTTATTAAGATTCCGCCTATTATGGAAGCGGGATATTGTGGTGGCAACCCTGCCCTATCATTTTAAAAAGTAG
- a CDS encoding EcsC family protein has protein sequence MEEREWLKAQLKQIEQWEKDQQKVWFWEKLSRLPFQMLDKLTPAFIQKKIGVLLDEMGHYIQSGGAYLTSEKGIIHQFQKKCADESIQRIEDIEKAPIEIMDAISEHMGKNRTNLATVQGATTGVGGMFTLAADIPAVLGLSLKTLQDIAVTYGYDPKNKEERVFIIKCLQLTSADVVGKKSILKELRSYHASEGKHENMFSQIQGWREVVYNYRDSFGWKKLFQLVPVAGILFGAVSNRSQLKSIAETGMMQYRKRRIVSRLEELTQQGQSESGA, from the coding sequence ATGGAGGAAAGAGAGTGGCTAAAAGCACAATTAAAGCAGATTGAACAGTGGGAGAAAGATCAGCAAAAGGTATGGTTTTGGGAGAAACTCAGCCGCCTGCCATTTCAAATGCTGGACAAGCTGACGCCTGCCTTTATCCAGAAAAAAATCGGTGTGCTGCTAGATGAAATGGGGCATTACATTCAATCAGGCGGTGCCTATTTGACATCAGAAAAAGGCATCATCCATCAATTTCAAAAGAAATGTGCCGACGAATCGATTCAGCGTATAGAAGATATAGAAAAAGCTCCAATTGAAATCATGGATGCCATTAGTGAACATATGGGGAAAAATAGGACGAATCTCGCCACGGTACAAGGGGCGACAACGGGTGTCGGTGGTATGTTTACACTGGCTGCAGATATTCCTGCGGTACTTGGTCTCTCCCTTAAAACATTACAGGATATTGCCGTCACCTATGGCTATGATCCTAAAAACAAGGAAGAGCGGGTCTTCATCATAAAATGCTTACAGTTGACCTCTGCTGATGTGGTTGGGAAGAAATCGATATTAAAAGAACTCAGGAGCTATCATGCTTCCGAAGGGAAACACGAAAACATGTTCTCACAAATCCAAGGATGGCGTGAGGTAGTCTATAATTACCGAGATTCATTTGGCTGGAAGAAACTGTTTCAGCTTGTTCCAGTAGCAGGGATTTTATTTGGCGCAGTTTCCAACCGCTCACAACTAAAAAGTATTGCCGAAACAGGCATGATGCAATACCGAAAGCGAAGAATTGTCTCAAGATTAGAAGAGCTCACGCAGCAAGGACAGAGTGAATCTGGTGCATAA